One Tenebrio molitor chromosome 2, icTenMoli1.1, whole genome shotgun sequence genomic region harbors:
- the LOC138123771 gene encoding uncharacterized protein: MKVFLAVCALSCVLAAQALTDDQKKKLEEYSKDCLKESKVEEAVLKEAEKGVFLDDPKLQLHALCFSKKIKMQNEKGEVQKEHVKEKLNSQMKSKEEVDKLLETCLVQKETPEVTAFESLKCFQKNLPKDVVIFPLTPKPITTGIRTPLRVADNTVAIMKLLLCLALVAAVATAQTLTDEQKANWKKWSDECREETGVSPEGINQLRTNHFDNVDDKIKAQSLCFGRKSGLINEAGDVLADQIKIKLKRVAVDDEEVDKIANKCVVKKDTPEETAFETFKCLREQKPKFTPV; the protein is encoded by the exons ATGAAGGTTTTCTTGGCAGTCTGCGCCCTCTCGTGCGTCCTCGCAGCCCAG GCTTTGACCGACGACCAGAAGAAGAAACTCGAGGAGTACTCCAAGGACTGCCTGAAGGAGTCCAAAGTGGAGGAGGCGGTGCTGAAAGAGGCCGAGAAAGGGGTGTTTCTGGACGACCCCAAGTTGCAACTCCACGCGCTCTGCTTCTCGAAGAAGATCAAGATGCAGAATGAAAAGGGGGAGGTGCAGAAGGAACACGTCAAGGAGAAACTGAACTCGCAGATGAAGAGCAAGGAAGAAGTAGACAAGCTCCTCGAGACTTGTCTCGTCCAGAAGGAGACTCCAGAGGTCACAGCTTTCGAAAGCTTGAAGTGCTTCCAGAAGAATTTGCCTAAAGATGTTGTCATATTT CCTCTGACCCCAAAACCGATAACCACTGGTATAAGAACACCTCTAAGAGTTGCTGACAACACAGTCGCCATCATGAAACTCCTCCTCTGTCTAGCCCTCGTCGCCGCCGTCGCCACCGCCCAG ACTTTGACCGACGAGCAGAAAGCCAACTGGAAGAAATGGAGCGACGAATGTCGCGAAGAAACCGGAGTGTCGCCAGAAGGCATCAACCAACTCCGCACCAACCATTTTGACAACGTCGACGACAAGATCAAAGCGCAGAGTCTCTGCTTCGGGAGAAAATCCGGTCTGATAAACGAAGCCGGCGACGTTTTGGCCGACCAGATCAAGATCAAACTGAAGAGAGTTGCCGTTGACGACGAAGAGGTGGACAAGATCGCCAACAAGTGTGTGGTGAAGAAAGACACGCCGGAGGAGACGGCGTTCGAGACTTTCAAATGCTTGCGCGAGCAGAAACCTAAATTCACTccagtttaa
- the LOC138122752 gene encoding B1 protein-like — MKLLICVALVAAVVTAQTLTDEQKAKWKKWREECRQETGVSEEAINRVVSNQFDVVDDKIKAHGLCFGKKAGLISESGDILIDQTKIKLKKVSVDDDEVDRIIKKCVVKKDTPEETAFQTFKCLREEKPKFSPV; from the exons ATGAAACTCCTCATCTGTGTCGCCCTTGTCGCCGCCGTGGTCACGGCTCAG ACGTTGACCGACGAGCAAAAAGCCAAGTGGAAGAAATGGAGGGAGGAGTGTCGCCAAGAAACCGGAGTCTCGGAAGAAGCCATCAACAGAGTGGTGAGCAACCAGTTCGACGTCGTCGACGACAAAATCAAAGCCCACGGTCTCTGCTTCGGGAAGAAAGCCGGTCTGATAAGCGAGTCCGGTGATATTTTGATCGACCAGACCAAAATCAAACTGAAGAAAGTCTCCGTTGACGACGACGAAGTCGACAGGATCATCAAGAAGTGTGTTGTGAAGAAAGACACGCCGGAAGAAACCGCGTTCCAGACGTTCAAATGCTTGCGCGAAGAGAAACCCAAATTCAGTCCAGTTTAA
- the LOC138122749 gene encoding B1 protein-like, with translation MLVRDFTILNFGQVVFPILLIYLWVTNNHMFSCDSIDQMKYFLVVAFALVATSLAKVDQERFKKARAYCETQFETDEEVAQYTFCLFKKMGFQNEAGDFQKDILRTNFLDVLTQTKIEEVLTKCTVKKATPEESALHAITCIENINRPVST, from the exons ATGTTGGTTCGAG ATTTCACAATACTAAATTTTGGACAAGTTGTTTTTCCCATCCTACTGATATATCTGTGGGTCACAAATAATCACATGTTCAGTTGTGATTCAATCGACCAGATGAAGTACTTCCTTGTTGTGGCTTTCGCTCTAGTCGCCACCTCTTTG GCCAAGGTGGACCAAGAGAGATTCAAAAAGGCTCGCGCCTATTGCGAGACACAATTCGAGACTGACGAAGAAGTCGCACAGTATACCTTCTGTCTCTTCAAGAAGATGGGTTTCCAGAACGAAGCGGGAGACTTCCAGAAAGACATTCTGCGGACGAATTTCCTGGACGTTCTGACCCAAACCAAAATCGAGGAGGTCTTGACCAAGTGTACTGTCAAGAAAGCCACTCCTGAAGAGTCAGCTTTGCACGCTATCACGTGCATCGAAAACATCAACAGACCTGTTTCAACTTGA
- the LOC138122758 gene encoding B2 protein-like translates to MKSSTFLLVCFLLGIQGGVINNPEDDLRRVKACQEQSNVNAASLKNIPLGRFDNDPNLKEYLLCVSKMSGYQNEAGYLQSDVIRVKLKAGHYNDDTIEEMVQDCTQQKETPQETAFQFMKCIYDSTFQKKYT, encoded by the exons ATGAAATCATCGACATTCCTTCTCGTGTGTTTCCTGTTGGGGATCCAG GGTGGGGTGATCAACAACCCCGAAGACGACCTCCGCAGGGTTAAAGCTTGTCAGGAACAGTCGAATGTCAATGCTGCCTCGCTGAAGAACATCCCTCTGGGGAGGTTCGACAATGACCCCAACCTGAAGGAGTACCTGTTGTGCGTCAGCAAGATGTCAGGCTACCAGAACGAAGCGGGGTATCTTCAGAGCGACGTCATCAGAGTGAAGTTGAAAGCTGGGCACTACAATGATGACACGATTGAGGAGATGGTGCAGGATTGCACCCAACAGAAAGAGACGCCGCAGGAGACGGCCTTCCAGTTCATGAAGTGCATTTACGACAGTACTTTCCAAAAGAAATACACGTGA
- the LOC138122756 gene encoding B2 protein-like, with protein sequence MKLLLCFAFAAIVIGAQALTDEQIQKRNKISKECQQVSGVSQETIDKVRTGVLVDDPKMKKHVLCFSKKTGVATEAGDTNVEVLKAKLKHVASDEEVDKIVQKCVVKKATPEETAYDTFKCIYDSKPDFSPID encoded by the exons ATGAAACTCCTCTTGTGCTTTGCGTTCGCCGCCATCGTCATCGGAGCTCAG GCTCTCACCGACGAACAGATACAGAAAAGGAACAAGATCAGCAAAGAGTGCCAGCAGGTGTCCGGAGTGTCCCAAGAGACGATCGACAAAGTCCGCACAGGTGTCTTGGTCGACGATCCCAAAATGAAGAAGCACGTCCTCTGCTTCTCGAAGAAAACTGGAGTGGCAACCGAAGCCGGAGACACCAATGTGGAGGTACTCAAAGCCAAGCTGAAGCATGTGGCCAGCGACGAAGAGGTGGACAAGATCGTGCAGAAGTGCGTGGTCAAGAAGGCCACACCAGAGGAAACGGCTTATGACACCTTCAAGTGTATTTACGACAGCAAACCTGATTTCTCTCCTATTGATTAA
- the LOC138122754 gene encoding B1 protein-like, with translation MKLLCYLISFTLLVTVQAITLEQAETMYKIGSKCQNETGVSQDIVNRARNDDWEDDPKLKQQILCVSKKLGLATESGEMVVDSWRSGLRKVSINDEEVERIVNECVVKKDTPEETAFNAVKCVHKKKPTFSPLD, from the exons ATGAAGTTACTGTGTTATCTCATTTCTTTCACTCTGTTGGTCACAGTTCAA GCCATAACTCTGGAACAAGCTGAAACAATGTACAAGATCGgctcaaaatgtcaaaatgaaactggAGTGTCGCAAGACATCGTGAACAGAGCACGCAACGATGATTGGGAGGACGATCCCAAACTAAAACAGCAAATTCTTTGCGTGTCCAAGAAACTCGGACTGGCCACGGAATCGGGGGAGATGGTGGTCGACTCGTGGAGGAGCGGGTTGAGGAAGGTGAGTATCAACGACGAAGAGGTTGAGCGGATCGTCAATGAGTGTGTGGTGAAGAAAGACACTCCGGAAGAAACGGCGTTCAATGCTGTCAAATGTGTACACAAGAAGAAACCAACGTTTTCACCACTTGATTAA
- the LOC138122760 gene encoding B1 protein-like has protein sequence MKLLCYLTSLTLLVTVQTQIPNEAISEIEKKCQNETGVSQEVLNRAHNGDWGDDPKLKEQMLCMFKKFGLATESGEMVVDLWRSLLKQLGIDDEEVESIVNECVVKKDTPEETAFNTAKCVDKKKRVD, from the exons ATGAAGTTATTGTGTTATCTCACTTCTCTCACTCTATTGGTCACAGTTCAG ACCCAGATACCAAATGAAGCAATCTCCGAAATCgagaaaaaatgtcaaaacgaaactGGAGTGTCGCAAGAAGTCCTAAACAGAGCTCATAACGGTGACTGGGGGGACGATCCCAAACTGAAAGAGCAAATGCTTTGCATGTTCAAAAAATTCGGACTCGCCACGGAATCGGGCGAGATGGTGGTGGACTTGTGGAGGAGCTTATTGAAGCAGCTGGGCATCGACGACGAAGAAGTTGAGAGTATCGTCAATGAGTGTGTGGTGAAGAAAGACACCCCGGAAGAAACAGCGTTCAACACGGCCAAATGTGTGGACAAGAAGAAGAGAGTCGATTGA
- the LOC138124865 gene encoding B1 protein-like, producing LLYISSLTETIFETLIEEQTEKLNKISKKCQIESGMSQEIITRARNGDWEDLSKLNIWKSICNKNRLRSTTIADISLWNWINCPSCTNCRQLGEAHDIQNQAEANGRRRRSGKNAVVVDFWREKVRKVSDDDEETEKIVKCVVKRDTIEETVFHTFKCVMKNKPKFSPVD from the exons CTACTTTACATTTCTTCCTTGACCGAAACAATTTTCGAGACCCTAATTGAGGAACAAACTGAGAAACTGAACAAGATcagcaaaaaatgtcaaattgaaaGTGGAATGTCGCAAGAGATTATAACCAGAGCTCGCAACGGAGACTGGGAGGACCTTTCCAAACTGAACATCTGGAAATCGATTTGCAATAAAAACCGATTACGTAGTACCACAATAGCCGATATAAGTTTATGGAACTGGATTAATTGCCCTAGTTGCACTAATT gtcgacaactgggcgaagcacatgACATTCAAAACCAAGCTGAAGCAAATGGTCGACGACGAAGAAGtggaaaaaatgctgttgtgGTCGACTTCTGGAGAGAGAAGGTGAGGAAGGTGAGCGACGACGACGAAGAAACTGAGAAGATTGTTAAGTGCGTCGTGAAGAGAGACACTATTGAGGAGACGGTGTTCCATACTTTCAAATGTGTAATGAAGAACAAGCCAAAGTTCTCACCAGTTGATTGA